From Oreochromis niloticus isolate F11D_XX linkage group LG15, O_niloticus_UMD_NMBU, whole genome shotgun sequence:
AAATCCTCCTTACAATTACATTATATGTTACGtgtatttgaaaaaaacaacattattaATTATATGTATATCTATCTTTCTATCTATccctatatacatatatatagacatacacacatatactcaTTTTCAATAACTCcatagaaacaaaagaaaaactataTCTCCATATTTGTAGTTTACACGGATCGTAGCCATGACGTTGACCTTGAAGTTGGAGCTTTTGTCCAATCAGGAGCTTCGCCTGTGAGAACTAGGAAGCAGCTGCTCCCGGAGAAAACACCAGACTATTATCTGATGGCTACCGGCGTCTAACGTAATATCACCAAGGGTGCTGGGAAGAGTCGAAGTACAACATATTGAACGTTAGATGTTTCTGATGAAGGCAGGTTGTCGCGCATTAAATATCATATTCTTTCTGTCCTGTTATTCCGTTGTGTCGGTTAACGACGCCGTCGGCTAGCAGCTCAGCTGTCAACCGTACTTAGACCATTGTCATGTTTCTGACTCATGCGGAGGTATGGAGAACATACTGGGAGTGTGTTTCCAGGCCGTACACGGTGATCATCTGCTCCCTCACAGCCGCAGTGTACTATCTGTGGGGCCGCGAGTGTCAGGTCAGTCTCTGCGGTCGAAGTTAGCGGCAAAGACTGCGCCATACCCTCTTTGACTTACAGTTTAGTTGGatttttaagcattttatttcctttaaaatgaagaTCAGTATATCCTATTAACTCCTATTCGACTTTATCTttggtattttgtttttctaatgaATTAAAAACcagtttttccattttatttatttactttttaaagctTATCTAACATTTCTTGTTCCataattttacagtttttagtGTTTGGTGAGTACAAAGCTctgaatctttttttaaattaactttattttgtataaaataaaatctgtagGTTATAATATTGTAATATGTGTATTATCTGTGTATGAGATATGATCTTTTATTCTACAAAATTAAAGCCTCTCTTTTATTGATTCCATAAATACGACTGGAAGAAGATCATGGTTATGACTGATAATTTGGTAATAAGCAGTATATCAGCTATATTCATAATAAGTGTTGTACTAAAGTTTAAGCAGCTAAAGTGAGGATAATTTCAAAGTATCGCCAATAGTAGAATTTGTTTAAGTAGAAAacgcagaaaaaataaatatctaaaaTATCTTCACAGACTGTAAACAAGAAAATATGAATTTTGGTGAGTTATTTTCTCATTGTTAGCCACTCGCTAATCAAATGCTATTGTGTAACATCACATCAAAGTTTCCAAGTGATGTATTTCTTGCAGAGCTGGTCACACTACATCTACATACCTCTGATACTGccattattagggcccgagcaccgagagtgcgaaggccctattgtatctgctctgtttcttcttcttcttcttcttcttcttcttcttattattattattattattattcaggcaaaacaagggcctttttgagggctttaacatgctcaaaaactcttgaaattttgcacacatgccaggtctggtgaaaaattttgtattttattggttttacatatgagcactgggaaatggctctagagcgccacctatgccttgttaaatgcagccctacgaacacatcgtttgagctacatgtctgaaatctggcacacatgtgtatcatcccaagacgaacaaaaaagtctgtgggcccattgacgcaaacccaacaggaagtccgccatttggaagtgaaggtgacattttggctctaattttgccatttccatgcctcgaacttttgcgaactcctcattggaatttcatcgtacaagcttcatatttggtcagtgtcaactacacacctgggccatgttaaattgcggagcttttgagttttcgggatacggtgaggccgtggcgccacggcgaatttcgatgactcgccatgaaaatcttattgcctctcgttctgtcatacattgtccgaccttgaccaaagtggacacataatgataaggctccacccctgaacatatttcaactgccatatttgacatcagggacagcgccacctagtgggaacaggaaatgtcatgttttacactttggggtacagtattgtaatgggtgacatctgcagcctcaaatttctccaggaaagccttaaggagttggtcttgggttacagagaaaactgtgagttttcgctgaagggtgtgaccccagcagcatggcgaacattgaggtctcgccatgaagaaacaaattagtgtaactcaatgaaatccaatgtgatcagtaccagattttacagggatgatgtcagacccgccctgaacagattgatatgcccattgtcaggaatacgtagagcgccacctagtggcaccaggaaatgtcatgtctttcattttgttgtactgattttcacaggttcatcgtggccacctcaaaagcggtgaatatcaccatcagtccctcttgatgcttcagtgagaaaattgtgactataaactgaacggcgcaccctggtggcaacgcagttcaccatgaaagatgaagtggcttttgaggggcttgaaaagtttaaaaagtcttgaaatttggcgcacacctctaatgtgatgagggatttctttttatatgttcattttccttgaacagcgcaaaatggctccacagcgccccctacaaaatttcaaaacaacagcccctgctctgtgttttatgtatgagtttgaaacctggcaagcttattggagatatcaagatgtacaaaaaagtctcttggagcaatatcccaaatccaacaggaagtcagccattttaaaattaatgtgtaaatttggcgacattttcccctcttttcaggcctcatactttgacgaactcctccaagggatttcattagatttacgcgatctcctgtgtgtggaatctaaagacctttgtgatgttaaattgcgaagctttttacgttcagggaaacggggtggtcatggcggcacgtggagtttcaatcactcgccaaaaagcagtaacctgctgtcgctcaaaaacacaatgtccaatctctcccaaaggtcgcaggcgtgatgagactcgagctcggaaatgtttgttatgccatttgtcagtaatggttagagcgccacctagtgggacgactataataatggttgaatgagatgaaattttagctggtggttaaatgcatgaattccatcaatgtgacatcagatcggaagcgctggttttaggtgttgggcttggctcgacgtgccgggggtgcgagggccctcatatcgctgcttgcagctttaattttctttgtaCCTTGTTCTACTCGCCTGGTGTGTCTTGGATGTTTTCTTGTCTCTCACAGGTGTGAATCTATAAGCAGCTGTGCTTTTTTAACACCTTCATCTGGTCTTGTGTCCTTTCAGAGACCAGCTCTGGTTTGCAGTGAAGCTTTCAGTGCATTCCTCTTCAAGCACTGTCCTGTGGTAGCTGAGCGCTTCAGTCCCACTCCGTGGTGCTGGGGAGGCCGGCTTCAAACGCTGGTCTGTGCCGCCCTCAAGTCCAGACCCCCTGTCAGTTATCGCAAGTAGGAAGAAAcccccttttttttcagttcaccACAATTTACAAGAGGGATAAAAATCTTAatctaaacatttaattaaataatgaaTATCTTGTCTCGTCCCTTCATCTCCCAGTGAGCTGATCCGTACAGTGGATGGTGGTCAGATCTCTCTTGACTGGGTGGACAATCAGGCCAGTGTGACCTACCCAGAATCCTCCACGCGTCCCACAGTGCTCATCCTCCCAGGGATTACAGGAAACAGCCAGCAGTCCTATGTGCTTCACGCCGTTAGCCAGGCCACACGCCATGGTTACAGGTCAGCTGCACTCCTCACACAAAATGAAGTGATGTTGAAGCAGCGCTAACAGGAAcgtttacattaagcagaaagCTTAATGTAGCTTGTGCCCGGTATTTGCCTGAAGCAGTTTTCATAAATACTTTCCTTCCTAGATGTGTGGTCTTCAACAACAGAGGTCTTGGAGGGGAGGAGCTGCTGGTAAGTACAATGAATACCTAATAAATTAGAATAATGTCcaattagtttttttaaatcagtaagtAACATGTCAACACACTTTGAAGGACCCCAGTTGAGTGAGGTAAGTGAGGTTTTTAGAGCGGGAGGAGAGAAATGAGAAGTAGAAAACTGTGGTGGTCTTGAACTCACATCCCCACTGCAAGGATTCTAGCCTTTGGTAGATGGGTTGCCAATGTATTTAATCCCAATTTAAAACAgtttcagattttaaaaaacaaacaaacaaaaaaagtgaattGAAAGTATTTTCTACGTGTTTAAGTAGTAATTTAAGTTTTTCCACTGATACACCATTTCACAGCAATAATAGCACTAACAGAAGATCTGAGGCTTAAGCGCTGCATGTAACTCTCCTCCTGTATCTCTCTGCTTGCTTCAGACACCAGTCACCTACTGTGCTGCCAATACTTCAGATCTTGAGTGTGTGGTGCAGCATGTCAAAGGGCTCTACCCCAGTGCTCCTGTGCTTGGGGCTGGTGTGTCTTTGGGAGGGTGAGTTGGTGCATAGTGTTTCCGCTGGCCTCCATTTCTGGACCTAGATTTGTCATCTGTGTCTTTCCtccatttcttttattattttttttaacagttgcATGATTCCTTTCTTTTCACCCTGCTGCAGCATGGTGTTGTTAAACTACCTGGCCCGTAAGCACACCGAGTCAGGATTGGTTGCTGGTATCACCATTTCCGTACCTTGGGATGCGCGTAAGTCCTCTGACTCGATGGAGGAACCGCTCAACTGGCTGCTCTTCAACAGGCACATAACGAGATGCTTGCACCGCGCTGTCACCAGGTCGGATAATTTTTGGTTCATAAATGTTTTGCGTTTGTACATCCAGTTAAATATAACCCCAAAATGTGTTTGTCACAGGCACAGGAAGATTTTAGAGAAAGTGGTGGATGTTGACTATGTCCTGAAGGTATGACACATTATGACTCACAGTTTATGAGTTTCTTAGATGTATAATTGACTCTCCATTTATCGTCATCTTGTTTTCACACCCTCCTGTAGGCTCGGACCATCCGTGAGTTTGACGAACGCTATACGTCTCTGATATTTGGTTACAATTCATGTATGGATTATTACCGCGATGCCAGCCCAGGCAAAAAGCTCCCCAGTACAGCCGTACCCATCCTGTGTCTCAATGCCGCTGATGACCCTTTCTCTCCACAAACTGGTGAGTACACAAGTGGCAAGGTATGTCAGTATAGGCACTGCAAAGGGAAAATAACAGCTGTAATGGTTTACTCATAAATGTGACGTTTTTTCTGATTTTATAgtcccatttaaaaaaaacaaaaaacaagttggGAACATCGTGTAAAATGGAATGTAGCGACTTTACTGAAAGTTGTACAAGACATATTAAAAGTGTACTGCTAAAGAAAACACCTGTTGGAACATTAGTAACATGGTTGGGTATAAATAGAGCATCCAAGAGTGTCTAggtttctcagaagtaaaggTGGGGCAGCGTTTACTACTCTGTTAAAGACTACACGAATAAATAGTTGACAGTAAAGTTTCTCAAAGTAAAGCTGCAAAGAATTTTGGAATTTTAGAGAATCAAGCAAACTCTCTGTATGCAAGTGACAAAGCTGAAAACCAAGGCTGATATCTTAAGGCTCTTAGGTGCCAGTGGGTTCATTGCCACAGACTCAGGAACACTACTGAAAACATATGTAAGCAAATACAGTTCATTGCTGCATCCACACATGCAAGACAACACTCTCTCAAACATCTTTGTGTGTGAGCTCATTTAAGATGGACTGAAGCGATGTCAAAACAGATGATTGAatttatctgtattatattaagAAATGTctcattctttttagcacaatTCCTTTTTTATATGTAATCATTGACGTTGAAATCTCCAGGTGACGTAAGGTTTccggatgatctgtctgctttGTGTCTACTCCGCTGTCTGTTTATATTCATTTGGACTTTTTCTTTCCTGCTCTCACAGCCTTCCCAGTGTCCGTAGTTCAGGATCTTCCTAACGTCGCCCTGGTATTGACGGCCCACGGGGGACACATTGCCttcttgcagggtttttttcctcTAGGCGAGAGCTACATGGAGCGCCTGTTTGGCCAGTTTGTGCACGCAGTCTTTGAACACCAGGAGGAAATGAAGCGAGCCTGTGGTATCAAAGAGGAGCAGATGAAGGACTAATGAGCAATATGAAGGCACTTACACTGAAGTAATACAACATTTGCAGCTGCAACTCTGCTCATCTACCTCATGACCTCAGGTTCATGTTCAAGTCatgtagaaataaaaaatgacagTGAAGTGAAACCACTAAAGctatttttaagtatttaatacattttagtCAATCTGAAAATATTGTTTGTCAATTGATTGCTACTTACTTTCAGTCACAAAGGCCGTCCGTGCACCGCACACCTGTAGTATGTAGACTGCACTGTAGAGTTCAAGTGCTCTGCTTGTTGCTATTTAAAAAAGTGAAGAGTTGGTTATTAAAATTAGAAACAGCATTATTGTTGTTTTCCTCTTgctaattatgtttttttccttttgcatcAATCTTATTTAGTTTTGAGCCTTCAAGAAGTGTTTTCCTCGAGGTTTGTGGCATGCCTTAAAGGATGAAACTTTCCTGTGTTTATACCCTGCATGCTGTACAGTAAACGACACCAGTGGTAAATGAGCCGACACTGGGTAAAGACCAGTAACGCCCTGTGTGGTGCTTCAGTATCTGCTGCTATAAATTGTAATTAAGTATCGTAAGCATCGCACAAGGACCAGATCAGCATGTACGTGTactgaatgtatttttattatcaGTAGACACTACATCAGCTTTGTGTTTGTATTACCAACAGTGCACTGATTAATATGTAGCTCACTTTACTGTGCTAGGTGGTATTAGTAGGATTCATGCCACTTTTAACTGAAGCCACTGCTGGCTATaaaatgaagtgttttcaatCATCGGCATGAAGAAAAAATCGGTGATAATGGTGCTAATTGGTGGCTTTTAATTGTCAGCGTGAGAGTGGA
This genomic window contains:
- the LOC100709258 gene encoding phospholipase ABHD3 isoform X2, which translates into the protein MFLMKRPALVCSEAFSAFLFKHCPVVAERFSPTPWCWGGRLQTLVCAALKSRPPVSYRNELIRTVDGGQISLDWVDNQASVTYPESSTRPTVLILPGITGNSQQSYVLHAVSQATRHGYRCVVFNNRGLGGEELLTPVTYCAANTSDLECVVQHVKGLYPSAPVLGAGVSLGGMVLLNYLARKHTESGLVAGITISVPWDARKSSDSMEEPLNWLLFNRHITRCLHRAVTRHRKILEKVVDVDYVLKARTIREFDERYTSLIFGYNSCMDYYRDASPGKKLPSTAVPILCLNAADDPFSPQTAFPVSVVQDLPNVALVLTAHGGHIAFLQGFFPLGESYMERLFGQFVHAVFEHQEEMKRACGIKEEQMKD
- the LOC100709258 gene encoding phospholipase ABHD3 isoform X1 produces the protein MFLTHAEVWRTYWECVSRPYTVIICSLTAAVYYLWGRECQRPALVCSEAFSAFLFKHCPVVAERFSPTPWCWGGRLQTLVCAALKSRPPVSYRNELIRTVDGGQISLDWVDNQASVTYPESSTRPTVLILPGITGNSQQSYVLHAVSQATRHGYRCVVFNNRGLGGEELLTPVTYCAANTSDLECVVQHVKGLYPSAPVLGAGVSLGGMVLLNYLARKHTESGLVAGITISVPWDARKSSDSMEEPLNWLLFNRHITRCLHRAVTRHRKILEKVVDVDYVLKARTIREFDERYTSLIFGYNSCMDYYRDASPGKKLPSTAVPILCLNAADDPFSPQTAFPVSVVQDLPNVALVLTAHGGHIAFLQGFFPLGESYMERLFGQFVHAVFEHQEEMKRACGIKEEQMKD